From a single Miscanthus floridulus cultivar M001 chromosome 8, ASM1932011v1, whole genome shotgun sequence genomic region:
- the LOC136478311 gene encoding GATA transcription factor 10-like encodes MAGGGFVEEMMREQSLLEATCGDLFDHIDDLLDFPKEDSAADVLLLDAPAPGSPLSARIIDVGRAGNALAPPAPPALAPPPPAQHDASANAFFAAAGPDVFDPKDVVGAHIGSCDDMDMDMAQLEWLSGLFDDASIPHEPAFAGAAAACTAPIIKSSAMAAGALLPPDKMEEALLFRSSSPISVLEHGSFNNANGGSGSAGGSASSSSSSASSSSESFSGSGTGSGGGHAWSAPVSPRQAPPPPVHVIPARARSKRSRPSAFTGAAARAGVVEAPTILVPTPMYSSGSSHSDPESIAESSPHPAPPMKKKKKVKKPAPPAPAASSDDNDGDADYEEGGERAEPQGGAVRRCTHCQIEKTPQWRAGPLGPKTLCNACGVRYKSGRLFPEYRPAASPTFVQSIHSNSHKKVVEMRQKAVRSGDPSCDLLQFIRRRD; translated from the exons ATGGCAGGCGGCGGATTCGTGGAGGAGATGATGAGGGAGCAGAGCCTCCTGGAGGCGACGTGCGGCGACCTCTTCGACCACATCGACGACCTCCTCGACTTCCCCAAGGAGGACTCCGCCGCCGACGTGCTCCTCCTGGACGCGCCGGCGCCGGGTAGCCCACTGTCGGCGCGCATCATCGACGTCGGCCGCGCCGGCAATGCGCTCGCCCCGCCCGCTCCCCCCGCGCTGGCACCGCCGCCCCCCGCGCAGCACGACGCCTCCGCCAACGCCTTCTTCGCCGCCGCGGGGCCCGACGTCTTCGACCCCAAGGACGTCGTCGGCGCACACATCGGCTCG TGCgatgacatggacatggacatggcgCAGCTGGAGTGGCTGTCGGGGCTCTTCGACGACGCCTCCATCCCGCACGAGCCGGCGttcgcgggcgcggcggcggcctgcaCGGCGCCCATCATCAAGAGCTCCGCGATGGCGGCCGGTGCGCTGCTGCCGCCGGACAAGATGGAGGAAGCGCTGCTGTTCCGCAGCTCCAGCCCCATCTCGGTGCTGGAGCATGGCAGCTTCAACAACGCcaacggcggcagcggcagcgccgGCGGCTccgcgtcctcgtcctcgtcctcggcgTCCTCCTCCTCGGAGTCCTTCTCCGGGAGCGGCACCGGGAGCGGCGGAGGGCACGCGTGGTCGGCGCCCGTGTCGCCGcgccaggcgccgccgccgcctgtgcACGTCATACCGGCGCGCGCGCGGAGCAAGCGCTCCCGCCCGTCCGCGTTCACCGGCGCCGCCGCGCGCGCTGGGGTGGTGGAGGCGCCCACCATCCTCGTGCCGACGCCCATGTACTCGTCCGGGTCGTCCCACTCGGACCCCGAGAGCATCGCCGAGTCCAGCCCACACCCGGCGCCgcccatgaagaagaagaagaaggttaaGAAGCCGGCGCCCCCCGCGCCTGCTGCCTCTTCCGACGACAATGACGGCGACGCCGACTACGAGGAAGGCGGCGAGCGCGCGGAGCCGCAGGGCGGCGCCGTCAGGAGGTGCACGCATTGCCAGATCGAGAAGACGCCGCAGTGGCGCGCGGGGCCGCTGGGGCCCAAGACGCTCTGCAACGCCTGCGGCGTGCGCTACAAGTCCGGCCGTCTGTTCCCAGAGTACCGTCCCGCGGCGAGCCCCACCTTCGTGCAGTCCATCCACTCCAACTCGCACAAGAAGGTGGTGGAGATGCGCCAG